The following are from one region of the Salvia splendens isolate huo1 chromosome 2, SspV2, whole genome shotgun sequence genome:
- the LOC121792815 gene encoding subtilisin-like protease SBT1.7, with protein sequence MMPVLIVLTLVFLCHSFVDAEVLHQQTKKTTTFIVHMDKSSVPESFDDHLQWYDSSLKSVSQTASKLYTYNNVVHGYSARLTEEEARLLEEQPGVLLVQEDKRCEIHTTRSPEFLGIHNSDESFPESSTPSDVIIGVLDTGVWPESSSYDDKDMGPVPPGWKGACEASRTFSSSSCNRKLIGARFFSQGYEAAYGPVDETKESRSPRDDDGHGTHTSTTAAGSAVVGASLFGYAAGTARGMAKHARVAAYKVCWLGGCLSSDILMAMDKAIEDGVHILSLSLGGSVNDYFQDTVAIGAFAAASKGVFVSCSAGNGGPRPGSLSNVAPWITTVGAGTMDRQFPSYITLGNGRKLTGESLYSGKPLPGSLVPLVYAGNISKASNGNMCIEGGLIPEKAKGKIVVCDRGLNPRAQKGLAVKEAGGIGMILANTEAFGEELVADAHFIPTAAVGQAPGEEIKKYDFSDANPTATIASGSTQLGVQPSPVVAAFSSRGPNPITPDILKPDLIAPGVNILAGWTGKVGPTGLPEDTRHVDFNIVSGTSMSCPHISGLAALVKAAHPGWSPAAIRSALMTTAYNRYKNGETIKDIATGKASTPFGYGAGHVDPLSALHPGLVYDTTTRNYVDFLCAIGYSSRMIKLVAKQEYQCKAGVKYSVADLNYPSFAVPLETASGPRGGGGSAPTVVKYTRRLTNVGDPATYKVSVSQETDSVKIQVQPAVLSFSAPNEMKTYTVTFAATSMPSGTSSFAHLEWSDGKHTVGSPIVFSWT encoded by the coding sequence ATGATGCCTGTGCTTATTGTCCTGACGCTTGTGTTTCTTTGCCACTCCTTTGTTGATGCAGAGGTTTTGCATCAGCAGACGAAGAAGACGACGACGTTCATAGTTCACATGGACAAGTCGAGCGTGCCAGAAAGCTTCGACGATCACCTGCAGTGGTATGACTCTTCTCTGAAGTCAGTGTCACAAACTGCCAGCAAGCTCTACACCTACAATAACGTTGTCCATGGATACTCGGCCCGCCTAACAGAGGAGGAGGCTCGGTTGCTTGAAGAGCAACCGGGAGTCCTTTTGGTTCAAGAGGATAAGAGATGCGAAATCCACACCACCAGATCACCTGAGTTCCTCGGAATCCACAACAGTGATGAATCCTTTCCTGAGTCCAGCACGCCAAGTGACGTGATCATTGGCGTGCTGGACACAGGGGTTTGGCCCGAATCAAGTAGCTATGATGATAAGGACATGGGCCCGGTCCCTCCTGGCTGGAAGGGAGCGTGTGAAGCAAGCAGAACCTTCAGCTCGTCAAGCTGCAACCGCAAACTGATAGGTGCAAGGTTCTTCTCACAGGGCTATGAAGCAGCATACGGGCCAGTTGATGAGACGAAAGAATCCAGATCCCCAAGGGACGATGACGGCCATGGAACACACACGTCGACCACAGCAGCTGGATCAGCCGTGGTTGGAGCAAGTCTCTTCGGCTATGCTGCAGGCACAGCACGCGGAATGGCCAAGCACGCGAGAGTGGCAGCGTACAAAGTATGCTGGCTGGGAGGATGCCTCAGCAGCGACATACTAATGGCGATGGACAAGGCAATTGAAGACGGTGTCCACATCCTATCCCTGTCACTGGGTGGATCAGTCAATGACTACTTCCAAGACACTGTTGCAATAGGAGCTTTTGCAGCAGCGTCTAAAGGAGTTTTTGTGTCATGCTCAGCCGGGAATGGAGGGCCGCGACCAGGTAGCTTGTCTAACGTCGCGCCATGGATAACTACAGTGGGGGCTGGCACGATGGACCGGCAGTTCCCATCGTATATCACCCTTGGAAACGGTAGAAAGCTAACAGGGGAATCACTCTACAGTGGGAAACCATTACCTGGCTCATTAGTCCCATTGGTTTATGCTGGCAATATTAGTAAAGCATCCAATGGTAATATGTGCATTGAAGGAGGCCTAATCCCGGAAAAGGCCAAGGGGAAGATCGTGGTGTGCGACCGAGGGCTGAACCCGAGGGCACAGAAAGGTCTCGCAGTCAAAGAGGCCGGTGGGATCGGAATGATTCTTGCAAACACTGAGGCATTCGGAGAAGAGCTGGTTGCTGATGCCCATTTTATACCCACAGCAGCAGTAGGCCAGGCTCCGGGTGAGGAGATAAAGAAGTACGACTTTTCAGACGCGAATCCGACTGCCACAATTGCATCCGGGAGCACCCAGCTCGGAGTCCAACCATCACCTGTGGTAGCAGCATTCAGTTCAAGAGGTCCAAATCCAATCACACCTGATATACTGAAACCTGATTTGATAGCACCAGGTGTGAACATACTTGCTGGTTGGACGGGAAAGGTCGGTCCAACAGGATTGCCTGAGGACACGCGGCACGTGGACTTCAACATAGTTTCTGGCACGTCCATGTCCTGCCCTCACATAAGCGGACTAGCAGCGCTCGTTAAGGCTGCCCATCCAGGATGGAGCCCTGCAGCTATAAGATCAGCACTGATGACGACGGCTTACAATAGATACAAGAATGGAGAAACAATTAAAGACATTGCAACTGGAAAGGCATCCACACCGTTTGGTTATGGTGCTGGACATGTGGACCCTTTATCCGCGCTACACCCAGGTCTAGTATACGACACCACGACCAGAAACTACGTAGATTTTCTCTGTGCCATAGGATACAGTTCTAGGATGATAAAGCTCGTGGCGAAGCAAGAATATCAATGCAAGGCGGGCGTGAAATACAGTGTGGCAGATCTTAATTACCCGTCTTTTGCTGTTCCACTAGAGACGGCCTCAGGGCCGCGAGGTGGTGGTGGTAGCGCGCCAACGGTTGTCAAATATACGAGGAGACTGACGAATGTGGGTGATCCAGCAACTTATAAGGTATCTGTTTCTCAGGAGACGGATTCAGTCAAGATCCAGGTTCAGCCGGCGGTGCTGAGCTTCAGCGCTCCGAACGAGATGAAGACATACACTGTTACATTTGCTGCGACTTCTATGCCCTCGGGCACAAGCAGCTTTGCTCATTTGGAATGGTCAGATGGGAAACACACTGTTGGTAGCCCAATTGTATTTAGTTGGACATAG
- the LOC121766399 gene encoding uncharacterized protein LOC121766399, translating into MTSTFDRWEKDPFFSAAEDVQESADRMESTYRTWIHAIKEPSGSWNLDELRRDLQTNHGTTKWQLEEFGRAVTSSYPGRSSADDAKDRHRNFIVAIENQIKKVETSLNESKVRQGKPPLPWVRLDEGERNELALFLSGQSLSSPSKLYGKHHASPRVQGQENLHEGDQQVNNERSRSSSHLVELAQVEGKGDKFAGHRRAASASADISSWKIVVADDALHDSSSAKPDRPPRKIPSFSGFLNTMESSMSQLKWSKNGYKKLKLTDDGPQEAGASNLTRGITTCYEKSKSCLEGCDDYEKQWYGWYGTIQRQLQRSQYHVQYSRPVQFVFSVILIFFLLVLLVLRSF; encoded by the exons ATGACATCAACATTTGATAGATGGGAAAAGGATCCGTTTTTCTCTGCTGCGGAGGACGTTCAGGAATCTGCCGACAG GATGGAATCGACATATAGAACATGGATTCATGCCATCAAGGAGCCCTCCGGTTCTTGGAATTTGGATGAGCTTCGGAGAGATCTCCAGACAAACCATGGCACAACCAAGTGGCAG TTGGAAGAATTTGGACGTGCTGTAACATCAAGTTACCCTGGTAGAAGCTCGGCCGATGATGCAAAGGATAGGCATAGAAATTTCATTGTTGCAATTGAGAATCAAATCAAAAAAGTTGAAACCTCTTTGAATGAATCTAAAGTACGACAAGGCAAGCCACCGTTGCCTTGGGTGCGGTTGGATGAAGGAGAACGAAATGAGCTTGCACTGTTTCTTTCAGGGCAATCATTATCTTCCCCGAGTAAACTCTATGGAAAGCATCATGCTAGCCCTAGGGTGCAGGGGCAGGAAAATTTGCATGAGGGTGATCAACAAGTGAATAATGAGCGTTCGAGGAGTTCATCTCATTTGGTTGAATTGGCTCAAGTAGAGGGTAAGGGGGACAAGTTTGCAGGTCATCGGAGGGCAGCTAGTGCAAGTGCAGACATTAGCTCATGGAAGATTGTTGTAGCTGATGATGCTCTGCACGATTCATCCAGTGCAAAACCTGATCGTCCACCACGAAAGATACCTAGTTTTTCAGGATTCTTAAATACCATGGAATCATCCATGTCGCAATTGAAGTGGTCAAAGAACGGTTACAAGAAACTAAAGCTTACTGATGATGGGCCTCAGGAGGCTGGAGCCTCAAATCTGACTAGA GGCATTACTACGTGCTATGAGAAGAGTAAAAGTTGCCTTGAAGGCTGTGATGATTATGAAAAGCAATGGTATGGTTGGTATGGTACTATCCAGAGACAGCTTCAGAGATCCCAGTATCATGTGCAATATAGCCGGCCTGTACAATTCGTTTTCTCCGTCATTCTCATATTCTTCTTACTTG TTTTATTGGTTTTGCGTTCATTCTGA
- the LOC121766409 gene encoding uncharacterized protein LOC121766409, translating to MDRKQGFFSALKDEVVRGLSPARSRRARSPSPSASGLLRRRRRASSLGPPDIYMSRSGSFRPCPEALSPLREGPDPAGPDSSDPKSERWANWLCRAPSASAAAAGYSASDLRLLLGVLGAPLGPVHVSNNEPLPHLCIKDTPIESSSAQYILQQYLAASGGHKVQSSVQNAYAMGSVKMLTSDIETATKVLRSRNSAKAAESGSFVLWQMNPDMWYVELALGGSKVHAGCNGRLVWRHTPWLGAHAAKGPVRPLRRALQGLDPRTTASMFVNSRCTGEKKIDGEDCFILKLCADPHTLKARSEGPAEIIRHVLFGYFSQRTGLLVHLEDSHLTRIQANGGEAVYWETTINSFLDDYRPVEGIMIAHSGRSVVTLFRFGETAMSHTKTRMEEVWTIQEVAFNVPGLSMDCFIPPAELRFSSISEASDLPQEDRAKRAAAAAAYRAKVAALGRSHDGIVVRMDV from the exons ATGGACCGAAAGCAAGGCTTCTTCTCTGCTCTCAAGGACGAAGTCGTCCGCGGCCTCTCCCCGGCCCGCTCCAGGCGGGCCCGCAGCCCCTCCCCCTCCGCTTCGggcctcctccgccgccgcaggCGCGCCAGCAGCCTCGGCCCGCCCGACATCTACATGTCGAGATCGGGCAGCTTCCGCCCCTGCCCCGAGGCCCTCTCTCCTCTGCGCGAGGGCCCGGACCCGGCCGGCCCGGACTCCTCCGACCCCAAATCCGAGCGGTGGGCCAATTGGCTCTGCCGCGCCCcttccgcctccgccgccgcggcGGGATACTCCGCCTCCGATCTGCGCCTTCTCCTCGGCGTCTTGGGTGCGCCGCTCGGCCCCGTGCACGTTAGCAACAACGAACCCCTCCCACACCTCTGCATCAAAGATACCCCCATT GAATCATCGTCGGCACAGTACATACTACAGCAGTATCTGGCCGCATCGGGCGGCCACAAGGTGCAGAGCTCGGTTCAGAATGCTTATGCAATGGGGAGTGTGAAGATGCTGACATCCGATATTGAGACGGCCACGAAGGTGTTGAGGAGCCGGAACTCTGCCAAGGCGGCCGAGTCCGGTAGCTTCGTGCTATGGCAGATGAACCCTGACATGTGGTATGTCGAGCTAGCCCTCGGAGGCAGCAAGGTCCACGCTGGCTGCAACGGGAGGCTCGTGTGGCGCCACACCCCCTGGCTCGGCGCCCACGCGGCCAAAGGGCCCGTTCGCCCGCTTCGCCGCGCCCTCCAG GGGCTTGATCCGAGGACGACAGCGAGCATGTTCGTTAACTCAAGGTGCACGGGAGAGAAGAAGATCGACGGCGAGGATTGCTTCATCCTGAAGCTCTGTGCGGACCCCCACACGCTCAAGGCGAGGAGCGAGGGGCCGGCAGAGATAATCCGACATGTCTTGTTCGGGTACTTCAGCCAGAGGACGGGGCTGCTCGTGCACTTGGAGGACTCTCACTTGACACGGATACAGGCCAACGGGGGCGAGGCCGTGTACTGGGAGACAACCATCAACTCGTTCCTCGACGACTACAGGCCGGTCGAGGGGATCATGATCGCCCACTCGGGGAGGTCCGTGGTGACCCTGTTCAGGTTCGGGGAGACGGCCATGAGCCACACGAAGACGAGGATGGAGGAGGTGTGGACGATCCAAGAGGTGGCGTTCAACGTGCCTGGGCTGTCCATGGACTGCTTCATTCCTCCTGCCGAGCTGAGGTTCAGTTCGATCAGCGAGGCGTCCGACCTGCCTCAGGAGGATAGGGCAAAGAGGGCGGCTGCAGCTGCGGCGTATAGGGCCAAGGTGGCCGCGCTAGGGCGGTCCCACGACGGCATTGTGGTGAGGATGGATGTGTGA